Genomic window (Hippoglossus stenolepis isolate QCI-W04-F060 chromosome 11, HSTE1.2, whole genome shotgun sequence):
GATAGTACAGCGCAAAGTTCTGCTGTTTTGGAGCCGCGAATATGAAGTGAGTTCTGGAAAACAAAATTTGCTATTTTGTTTGGGTGAAACTGATATAATTAAAATCTGTCGTATCCGATCAATACATTGATTTGTGTACTAGCCAACACCTGTCCATTTTCAGCAGTATCGGAGGACTGACTGACAGTagtagtgtgtttttttaatactgaAAAGAAGCTatgcaaatattttttctttggtGAACATTTACATGGATTAAGTTTTAAAGCTTAAATGTaactttgttgttgtgtatttaaatgttttgtgcaGGTGTGCAGCAACATTTGGTGATTAAAGAAGAGGTTCTGTCTGAGCAGCAAGAGTGGATCTCCAGCCTGGACAAGCAAGACCCAAAGTGGGCACACGTTAAAGAGGAACAACAGGATCTCTGGACCAGTCTGCAGGTCAGGAGTCAACTGCAAGGACTGCACGAGGAAAATATCATCAAGTTCCCCTTCACCCATGTCCATTTGAggaatgaagatgaagaggaatcTCAGTCCTCTGCGTTTCATCACAGACAAACTGAGGATAATCAAGAGGCTGAACCGACATTGAGCAACTCAGCCCatcatgtgaaaacaaaacctgatgTAGAGGGCGGTCGAGGACCAGAAGCTGACAGGATCTTAGAGTCTGGTTTAAAATGCCTCTCTGGATTTGGCGATAAGACTATACACTCTTCTGAATCTCAGACtgatgacagtgatgatgacTGGAAGGAGATTAGGAAACCTCAAATAGATGTGAATACTGTGAAAACTAACGTTCCAGTCCATGATATGGGACACAATATCGACAATAAATTGTTTAGCTGCTCAAAATGTGAGAAAAGATTTGGACAGAAGCACCATCTGCAGACACATATGAGGTGTCATACCGGAGAGAAACCCTTTACTTGTTCTATCTGTGGGAAAAGATTTTCTCAGAAGGGGAATCTGAAACAGCACCTGACAGTCCACACACGTGAGAAACCATGTAGCTGTACTGTTTGTGGTGAAAGATTTTCACAGAAAGGAAATCTAACACAACACATGACGGTCCACTTAAGGGAAAAACTTTGTTGGTGATTGACATAAATTAATAACTTCTATGGCCAATagtcacaaatcacaatttaccTCATAGGCCTTAACAATGTGTggcccttaaccctcaacaagcgGGAAAAAAACGACCAAAAGAAAAATACCGCAGAAAGACATGTGAGAGATCACTGTCCCAGGACCAAAAGAAGTGCgatagatgtcacgtgtaacaGAGCAAatcaactaaataaaatatgagaaaagacagtgtctaactTTAAAAAGtgaggtgtatcaatgttacACCTCACAtcaaagagggagaggaagaaagagaagctcaatgtgtcatgtgtccatAACAATCTCAGCCTTCAGCGACATGAGTTGGTCTAAAGCAGACCTGAGCCGGTCTCTAACCATAAGCTCTATCAAAAAGAAAGGTTTTAAGCCAACTCTTAAACGTAGAGACGAACTGAAACggggagatgattccacaggaaaGGAGCTAGACACCTAAAGTCatggctcctactctacttttagagactttagggacgacaagtaaacctgaattctgggagcgcacTCAGCGCAGTGATCTACAGTAGTGAGGTGATACTGTGCTTTGAGCTTTTTAAGTTATGATGGGGCTATATTATTAAGAGCTttatgatgaggaggagaaatttaattctattctaaatttaacaggaagccagtgtcGTGAAGCCTATACAGGCGACATGTGATTTCTTTTTGgggttcttgtcaggacacgtgctgcagcattttggacaagctgtcTTTAACAACTTACTGGTGTAGCCTGATAATAGGAAATTACAAGAGTCAAGTCTGGAGGTAATGAACACATTAGCTCTCTCAGCTTTCTTCcttccacagagctgctgcctgcTGGATGTTTTTGATGTGGGCTCCATTCTGAGTAAAGCTTTAGAGTCACTGAAATTAcattgtttttctcacattcCGAATATTATCTGAGGCACATGTCCTGTAGCAGGTGTGtttatacacacatttatacactgTTGCCACATGATAATAAAAGCCCTATGAGGAGCATGTCTTTTTCAAGTAGTCACAATTTGTCTTCACTGCACCATACTCATGAAATCTGTCAAGTCATGTGTCTCTCAGCTTCAAGTACAGGTGCCCTTTATGTAAATGTTCAGTGTTGATTTATAATAGGAGTgatcaaatgaaagaaaaaacaaaagagcagcagaaaatTTAGGTGAAGAGTGTGTCAAGCATCTTCATTGATCCCAGTCTCACATGAAGATAGGACAGGACCCCTCTGAGTGTAGACCCTGGTGGTGGAGTAAAGCCAGTGGGTTGATGGAAACCATTGAACAAGTCTCCCTGGACATAATGGAGGTTATGTTGGTGATGGCAAGCAAAACTTCAATGATAATTAAAGCATGACATCTAGTGCTTGAGGAATACATGCAGAAACACGATTGGTCAGATATATTGGCGCAGGACTGTGAGTGAAAGGATGTAGGAAAGCAgaagtgaagcagagaaataGCCAGTGTTAAATCTCATCTCTCCCCTGTATGAGCCACACATTGAGCACGATTGAGAGCCAGACTGCTGCTTTGACTGCCCCAATTTACCAATGCTGTCTGGCCAAAAGCATCTGCTGAGTTTTAGTTGGACTAGATTGCTGTATATCAACCATTGTTTTATATGTTGATCCAAAGTCCATTATAAAATGTTGCTGATTGACTGATACACACACCTTTCATGCAGTGTGGTAGGCCTGAAATGATGTTGACACTCGAACAGTgtaggattgttttttttctttgcagtgtAAGTTGCCGTGCAACTGGTGATCACAGTGTGCACATGTGATGGTTAATATCAGGGTCTGCAATAGA
Coding sequences:
- the LOC118117735 gene encoding zinc finger protein 846 translates to MSTLHSLKAFISQRLTAAVEEVIGRLETVISEYEEDMKSRQLRLMHTAQRQTAGVQQHLVIKEEVLSEQQEWISSLDKQDPKWAHVKEEQQDLWTSLQVRSQLQGLHEENIIKFPFTHVHLRNEDEEESQSSAFHHRQTEDNQEAEPTLSNSAHHVKTKPDVEGGRGPEADRILESGLKCLSGFGDKTIHSSESQTDDSDDDWKEIRKPQIDVNTVKTNVPVHDMGHNIDNKLFSCSKCEKRFGQKHHLQTHMRCHTGEKPFTCSICGKRFSQKGNLKQHLTVHTREKPCSCTVCGERFSQKGNLTQHMTVHLREKLCW